From Lawsonia intracellularis PHE/MN1-00, the proteins below share one genomic window:
- a CDS encoding helix-turn-helix domain-containing protein: MTFFQEVYDRVRFATNTKTQAELANILEIRQSSISDAKRRDSVPPEWYIKLFEKFGLNPDWIKQGVGPMYLRTEQGYIPRELPLTGVQETPMHYGDPISKSVLHTVFSMRCNYIENSNSLPILQPTGKIALPQPYTGANILVFQTESDAFLPLVRRYTYLGINTDFTHPQSGEIYAVFMPYEGIALKRLFLSTQKNGFCLCTDQNDSHESFLPAQECPIRILGRLAWVFQTF; encoded by the coding sequence ATGACTTTCTTTCAAGAAGTTTATGACCGAGTTCGATTTGCCACAAATACAAAGACTCAAGCTGAATTGGCAAATATACTTGAAATTAGACAGTCTAGTATATCCGATGCAAAGCGAAGAGATTCTGTCCCCCCTGAATGGTATATAAAACTCTTTGAAAAGTTTGGATTAAATCCGGATTGGATTAAGCAAGGAGTGGGGCCTATGTATCTCCGAACAGAACAAGGATATATTCCTAGAGAGCTTCCATTAACAGGTGTACAAGAAACACCTATGCATTATGGTGATCCTATCTCAAAAAGTGTATTACATACTGTCTTTTCTATGAGGTGCAATTACATAGAAAATAGTAATTCACTACCTATCTTACAGCCCACTGGGAAAATTGCATTACCTCAACCATATACAGGAGCAAATATCCTTGTATTTCAAACCGAGTCAGATGCGTTTCTTCCTCTAGTTCGTCGGTATACCTATCTAGGTATTAATACAGACTTTACACATCCTCAATCTGGAGAAATTTACGCTGTTTTTATGCCATATGAAGGAATAGCTCTTAAACGTCTTTTTTTAAGTACACAAAAAAATGGTTTTTGTTTATGTACAGATCAAAATGATAGTCACGAAAGCTTCTTACCTGCTCAAGAATGTCCTATACGTATACTAGGCCGGCTTGCTTGGGTTTTCCAAACCTTTTAA
- the rimO gene encoding 30S ribosomal protein S12 methylthiotransferase RimO, with amino-acid sequence MNSHSPSLRCHAISLGCPKNRVDTERLLGSLGIPLTFIDYPNNADFVFINTCSFIHTAVQESVNTILQLVADVEELSEKPFIIVAGCFVGRYGEKILKKDIPEVDLWLDNKEIESWNEQILLALNIKSTFLVTDRIITTGKSYAWLKISDGCQHSCSFCTIPSIRGSLHSYSIDELVKESRHILDQGVKELVLVAQDVTAWGRDLPNNYGLKTLLDHLLVLDGLKRLRLMYLYPTGLTKDFLLYLKSVGEPFVPYFDVPIQHAHPDILSCMGRPFAKNPRKVIDNIRSVFPEAVLRTSVITGFPGETEGHHVYLSKFIEEIKFQHLGIFSYVAEAGTPAAVMPNQVGEKVKEQRKAELMEIQLKISEKWLKNFVGKRLSLIVDNVHPEWPELYTGRAWFQAPEVDGMVYISGPNIKPGELIEADIMESHSYDLVALADSY; translated from the coding sequence ATGAATAGTCACTCTCCATCATTACGTTGTCATGCTATAAGCCTTGGTTGTCCAAAAAATAGGGTAGATACCGAAAGATTATTGGGTTCATTAGGTATTCCTTTAACTTTTATAGATTATCCTAATAATGCCGATTTTGTTTTTATCAATACATGTAGTTTTATACACACAGCTGTTCAAGAGTCTGTAAATACTATTTTACAACTTGTTGCTGATGTTGAAGAGTTATCTGAAAAACCTTTTATTATAGTTGCTGGATGTTTTGTTGGACGTTATGGTGAAAAAATTTTGAAGAAAGATATTCCTGAAGTAGATTTATGGCTTGATAATAAAGAGATAGAAAGTTGGAACGAACAAATTTTGTTAGCATTAAATATAAAGTCTACATTTTTAGTCACTGATCGTATAATAACTACAGGCAAATCTTATGCATGGCTTAAAATAAGTGATGGCTGTCAACACTCATGTTCTTTTTGTACAATTCCTTCTATACGTGGTTCGTTACACTCATATTCAATAGATGAACTTGTTAAAGAAAGTCGTCATATTCTTGATCAAGGAGTAAAAGAGCTAGTACTTGTTGCTCAGGATGTAACAGCATGGGGGAGAGATCTTCCTAATAACTATGGTTTAAAAACTCTATTGGATCACTTATTAGTTTTAGATGGATTAAAGCGATTACGACTTATGTATCTATATCCTACAGGATTAACAAAGGATTTTTTACTTTATTTGAAATCGGTAGGTGAACCTTTTGTTCCATATTTTGATGTTCCAATACAACACGCACATCCAGATATTCTTTCCTGTATGGGAAGACCATTTGCAAAAAATCCAAGAAAAGTTATAGATAATATTCGATCTGTGTTTCCTGAAGCTGTCCTTCGAACATCAGTTATTACAGGTTTCCCTGGAGAGACAGAGGGACATCATGTATATTTAAGCAAATTTATAGAGGAAATTAAATTTCAGCATTTAGGTATTTTTTCATATGTAGCTGAAGCAGGAACTCCGGCAGCTGTCATGCCAAATCAAGTTGGTGAAAAAGTAAAAGAACAACGAAAAGCAGAATTAATGGAAATTCAATTAAAAATTAGTGAAAAATGGCTTAAAAATTTTGTTGGTAAGCGGTTATCCCTTATTGTAGACAATGTTCATCCAGAGTGGCCAGAGTTGTATACAGGAAGAGCATGGTTTCAAGCTCCAGAAGTTGATGGTATGGTATATATAAGTGGACCAAATATAAAGCCTGGGGAACTCATAGAGGCCGATATTATGGAATCTCATTCATATGATTTAGTTGCCCTAGCAGATAGTTATTAG
- the hflC gene encoding protease modulator HflC translates to MQHKISILVSVLVIILIISSQSIFIVNETEKALVLQLGDPVDRIFGPGLHFKIPFIQKVIFFDARILDYDARAAEALTSDKKTIVLDNYARWRIVNPLEFYRTVRTIPGAQARLDDVVYSQLRAQVGSHTLTEVVSQNRSNIMSDVTRRTSDIMKEYGIEVIDVRIKRTDLPSENQRAIFGRMRAERERQAKQYRSEGVEESTKLRSQADKEQAIILAEANRKASIIQGEGDAIATKIYADTFQKSPEFYEFQRGLEALRNGLKENTHMVITNDDLFFRPIQK, encoded by the coding sequence ATGCAACACAAAATTTCTATTCTTGTGAGTGTACTAGTTATTATCCTTATTATTAGTTCACAATCCATTTTCATTGTAAATGAAACAGAAAAAGCTCTTGTTTTACAACTTGGAGATCCTGTTGATCGTATTTTTGGGCCAGGATTACATTTTAAAATCCCATTTATTCAAAAGGTAATTTTTTTTGATGCCAGGATATTAGATTATGATGCACGTGCAGCTGAGGCTCTTACAAGCGATAAAAAAACAATAGTCCTTGATAATTATGCTAGATGGCGTATTGTTAATCCATTAGAATTTTACCGCACCGTCAGAACTATTCCTGGAGCTCAAGCACGTCTTGATGATGTAGTATACTCACAGTTAAGAGCTCAAGTCGGTAGCCATACTCTCACTGAAGTTGTATCTCAAAATCGTAGTAACATAATGTCAGATGTTACACGCCGCACTTCTGATATTATGAAAGAATATGGGATTGAAGTTATTGATGTTCGTATCAAAAGGACAGATCTCCCTTCAGAAAATCAACGTGCTATTTTTGGCCGTATGCGTGCAGAACGTGAACGACAAGCAAAACAATACCGCTCAGAAGGTGTTGAAGAATCTACTAAACTTCGCTCTCAAGCAGACAAAGAACAAGCAATTATCTTAGCAGAAGCTAATCGTAAGGCATCTATTATACAAGGTGAAGGTGATGCTATTGCTACAAAAATATATGCAGATACATTCCAAAAATCACCAGAATTTTATGAATTTCAACGAGGTCTTGAAGCACTTAGGAACGGACTAAAAGAAAATACTCATATGGTCATCACAAATGATGATCTATTCTTTCGCCCCATTCAAAAATAA
- the hflK gene encoding FtsH protease activity modulator HflK, giving the protein MNWDWEKLQEKRQRQNWGQGRTPKDSGNNTPPPNGSDPNPEQLFGNFFKQFRLKPNSGKVKWIILILISLWLLSGIYIVNPDEQGVVLQFGKYNRTVDAGPHYALPYPIETVYKPKVTQVRRVEVGFRSTSLGGTFQQGATRTLPEEASMLTGDENIVNVQFSVQYQINNPVEYLFNVTNPTAVIKSAAEAAMREVIGNSMIDSALTDGKLQIQNEATELLQEILDRYKVGIHVLAVQLQDVHPPKEVSDSFKDVASAREDKSRIINEAEAYRNELIPKARGLATEIENKAQAYKETRIRNAKGETAKFQALLLEYNQAKEITKKRMYLEAMEGILSQPGIEKIILDNKVAGKALPLLPLSQKGLSEYSVPKDKIKENK; this is encoded by the coding sequence ATGAATTGGGACTGGGAAAAGCTACAAGAAAAACGACAGAGGCAAAACTGGGGACAAGGTCGTACGCCAAAAGACTCAGGTAATAACACACCACCACCAAATGGCTCAGATCCTAACCCTGAACAACTTTTTGGAAATTTTTTCAAACAGTTCAGACTTAAACCTAACAGTGGGAAAGTAAAATGGATTATACTTATCCTTATTTCTTTGTGGTTATTATCAGGGATTTATATTGTAAATCCTGATGAACAAGGTGTAGTCCTCCAATTTGGAAAATATAACCGTACAGTTGATGCAGGCCCACACTATGCTCTACCTTACCCTATAGAAACAGTATATAAGCCAAAAGTTACCCAAGTAAGACGGGTGGAAGTTGGCTTTCGTTCAACCTCTCTTGGTGGTACATTTCAACAAGGTGCTACACGAACTCTACCTGAAGAAGCATCTATGTTAACTGGTGACGAAAATATTGTTAATGTTCAATTTAGTGTACAATACCAAATTAACAATCCTGTAGAATACCTTTTTAATGTTACTAATCCTACAGCAGTTATTAAAAGTGCAGCTGAAGCTGCTATGCGAGAAGTTATTGGTAATAGTATGATTGACTCTGCTCTGACTGATGGAAAACTTCAAATTCAAAATGAGGCTACAGAATTATTACAAGAAATTCTTGATCGTTACAAAGTTGGTATACATGTTTTAGCAGTTCAACTACAAGACGTACATCCTCCTAAAGAAGTAAGTGACTCTTTCAAAGATGTTGCTAGTGCTCGTGAAGATAAAAGTCGTATTATTAATGAAGCTGAAGCATATCGAAATGAGCTTATACCTAAAGCTAGGGGACTAGCAACAGAAATTGAAAATAAAGCTCAAGCATACAAAGAAACACGTATTCGTAATGCAAAAGGTGAAACAGCAAAATTTCAAGCTTTGCTTTTAGAATATAATCAAGCAAAAGAAATTACTAAAAAACGTATGTACCTTGAAGCAATGGAAGGGATATTAAGTCAACCTGGTATAGAAAAAATTATTCTTGATAACAAAGTTGCTGGAAAAGCCTTACCACTTCTACCCCTTTCCCAAAAAGGACTCTCAGAATATTCTGTACCAAAAGATAAAATAAAGGAAAATAAGTAA
- the rdgB gene encoding RdgB/HAM1 family non-canonical purine NTP pyrophosphatase, whose translation MDSSFNLQAPDIKTTEKNNAIPTVILATRNTGKIQELKDMLCNFKLHILCLEDFPEIPEIEETGKTFEENALIKAKVVSQYTGLIAIADDSGLEVDILNGAPGIYSSRYAEDIPNIHNLTIDQHNISKLLSILTNVPLTQRTAKLCTTIVAYNTNGKYITAKGITKGLISLTSKGNNGFGYDPIFFDTNLGKTFGELPLKEKKQYSHRTKALKKLLELWPTLYNEI comes from the coding sequence ATGGATTCATCCTTCAACCTTCAAGCACCTGATATAAAAACTACAGAAAAAAACAATGCTATCCCTACAGTAATACTTGCCACACGAAATACAGGGAAAATTCAAGAATTAAAAGATATGTTATGTAATTTTAAGTTACATATACTTTGTCTTGAAGATTTTCCTGAAATTCCAGAAATAGAAGAAACAGGCAAAACTTTTGAAGAAAATGCATTAATTAAAGCTAAGGTAGTATCACAATATACAGGACTCATAGCTATTGCTGATGACTCTGGACTTGAAGTTGATATATTAAACGGTGCCCCAGGTATATATTCCTCAAGATACGCAGAAGATATACCAAATATACATAATTTAACAATAGATCAACATAACATATCAAAACTTCTTTCCATACTTACAAACGTTCCCTTAACACAACGAACAGCAAAACTATGCACAACAATAGTTGCCTATAATACAAATGGAAAGTATATCACTGCAAAAGGAATAACAAAAGGTTTAATCTCATTAACATCAAAAGGAAATAACGGCTTTGGTTATGATCCTATTTTTTTTGATACTAACTTAGGAAAAACATTTGGAGAACTCCCTCTTAAAGAAAAAAAACAATATAGCCATAGAACAAAAGCATTAAAGAAACTTTTAGAATTATGGCCAACATTATATAATGAGATATAA
- the rlmN gene encoding 23S rRNA (adenine(2503)-C(2))-methyltransferase RlmN produces the protein MINLLNITYPEFESLIVTTLQEKTYRAMQIWQWVWQKQITDIESMTNLPQKIRASLTALIKINLPEIVTIQQSSDGTKKFLLRLSDGALIETVLIPSIDKAGNIRITQCLSSQVGCSMGCTFCSTATMGFIRNLTAGEIVSQVLLAKLHLNDNKPDKPIIRNIVFMGMGEPLLNLTELTRALHILHSEKGLNFSARRITVSTCGIKKGIQALSENGLAFLALSLHASNQELRSTIMPKAAKWDLKELIDTLKNYSLKKREKITFEYLLLGGINDSPEHAKELAKLITDIKGKLNLIPYNPAQGQPYLKPTEENILKFQKVLWSKGIVTILRKSKGQDINAACGQLKTTYLSQSSSTIY, from the coding sequence ATGATTAATTTACTAAATATTACTTATCCTGAATTTGAATCACTTATTGTAACTACGCTTCAAGAAAAAACATATAGAGCTATGCAAATATGGCAGTGGGTTTGGCAAAAACAAATAACAGATATTGAGTCAATGACCAATTTACCCCAAAAAATTCGAGCTTCTCTTACTGCCTTAATAAAAATTAATTTGCCTGAAATAGTTACAATACAACAGTCATCTGATGGTACTAAAAAATTTCTACTTCGTCTTTCTGATGGAGCTTTAATAGAAACTGTCCTAATACCTAGCATAGATAAAGCAGGAAATATAAGAATAACACAATGCTTATCATCTCAGGTTGGATGTTCTATGGGGTGTACTTTTTGCAGTACAGCTACAATGGGATTTATTCGAAACCTGACAGCAGGAGAAATTGTAAGCCAAGTACTTTTAGCAAAACTACACTTAAACGATAATAAGCCAGATAAACCTATTATCCGTAACATTGTTTTTATGGGCATGGGAGAACCACTACTCAACCTAACTGAACTTACACGTGCTTTACATATCTTACATTCAGAAAAAGGACTAAACTTCTCTGCTAGACGAATTACTGTTTCTACCTGTGGCATAAAAAAAGGAATCCAAGCCTTAAGTGAAAATGGCTTAGCCTTCTTAGCACTATCTCTCCATGCCTCTAATCAAGAGCTACGGAGTACAATAATGCCTAAGGCTGCAAAATGGGATCTTAAAGAACTTATAGACACACTAAAAAATTATTCCCTAAAAAAAAGAGAAAAAATTACATTTGAATATTTACTATTAGGAGGAATTAATGACTCTCCTGAACATGCAAAAGAACTTGCTAAACTTATTACTGATATAAAAGGAAAACTCAACCTTATTCCTTATAATCCTGCGCAAGGACAGCCTTACTTAAAGCCAACAGAAGAAAACATTCTCAAATTTCAAAAAGTATTATGGTCTAAGGGAATTGTTACGATCCTCCGTAAAAGTAAAGGACAAGACATTAATGCAGCTTGCGGTCAACTAAA